From Hydractinia symbiolongicarpus strain clone_291-10 chromosome 11, HSymV2.1, whole genome shotgun sequence, the proteins below share one genomic window:
- the LOC130614091 gene encoding uncharacterized protein LOC130614091: MGLQCSRQGYIKEFECYGDKRLAPEGECHLSKDNSIIHSKLPFSSPVLSHEMTSSRKQATYNKEIRESFIIGEENNKYQETKFVDLPPECSTEKYTGDDYLKSYYVDLPAEEEKVPFSRSDVTSSDDDDCCSPMYGQSREHVSPSSPNDKKRMEQKENLQELKELVESICSVIGIPMHKDVNSTAMSNLLKEQLRENHEKAKLSSPSKYSSSRHYKGMIFPPPNSEEAEKVSSYIEEKINRYKLDLWKKELRKDPQLRAAQQKFLTKSYCHKDKNRTRDECYVVPKRSSCSVGGDTRAERTHTVMFHRQSKSHSSSPSDSQEAINLFGNQSKSKPYDNYKMRLRHSCSCHRRRKGNIINIDNNKIDEESNLCKQIKTAAQLSHAEDEGFSERHESRTPSIASSSSSSCSQNSDLQIKRKKTRSHNAKNARPDVWPGQCAKGLNKCAGSESPIPKPSCFCKRMLGSDYHCNHIATHS, translated from the exons ATGGGATTACAGTGCAGCAGACAAG GTTATATAAAAGAATTTGAATGTTACGGTGATAAAAGGCTAGCTCCTGAGG ggGAATGCCATTTATCCAAAGACAATAGCATTATTCATTCAAAACTGCCATTTTCATCGCCCGTCTTGTCGCACGAAATGACCTCTTCAAGAAAACAAGCAACGTACAATAAAGAAATTcgagaa AGTTTTATAATTggagaagaaaataataaataccAAGAGACGAAATTTG TTGATCTACCTCCAGAGTGTTCAACAGAAAAATATACCGGCGATGACTACTTAAAATCTTACTATGTTGATCTACCAGCTGAAGAAGAAAAGGTTCCGTTTAGTCGAAGTGATGTAACTTCTTCTGATGATGACGATTGTTGTAGTCCTATGTATGGACAATCTCGAGAACATGTATCGCCAAGTTCGCCGAATGATAAAAAGCGAAtggaacaaaaagaaaatttgcag gaaTTAAAGGAACTTGTCGAATCTATTTGTTCTGTCATTGGTATACCAATGCATAAAGATGTCAATAGTACTGCGATGAGTAACTTATTAAAAGAACAGTTACGTGAAAATCACGAAAAAGCAAAGCTAAGTTCACCCAGTAAATATTCATCGTCAAGACATTACAAAGGAATGATATTTCCTCCACCAAATTCAGAAGAAGCTGAAAAAGTTTCTTCGTACATCGAAGAAAAGATTAATAGGTACAAATTAGACTTATGGAAAAAAGAGCTGCGGAAAGATCCACAACTTCGGGCAGCGCAGCAAAAATTCCTAACAAAATCTTATTGTCATAAAGACAAAAATAGGACTCGAGACGAGTGTTATGTTGTGCCAAAACGCAGTAGTTGCAGTGTTGGTGGAGACACAAGAGCTGAGAGAACACATACTGTGATGTTTCATCGACAATCTAAATCACATAGTTCTTCTCCGTCAGATTCACAAGAAGCGATAAATTTGTTTGGAAATCAAAGCAAATCTAAACCATATGATAATTATAAAATGCGTCTACGTCACTCGTGTTCCTGTCATCGCAGAAGAAAGGGTAATATTATTAACATTGACAATAACAAAATTGACGAAGAATctaatttatgtaaacaaataaaaactgcTGCTCAATTATCTCATGCAGAGGATGAAGGATTCTCTGAAAGACATGAAAGCAGGACTCCTTCTATAGCTTCGTCAAGTAGTTCCTCGTGCTCTCAAAACAGTGatttacaaattaaaagaaaaaagacacGCTCTCATAACGCTAAAAACGCGAGACCGGATGTGTGGCCTGGGCAGTGTGCAAAAGGATTAAATAAATGTGCTGGCTCTGAGAGTCCAATACCTAAACCGTCGTGTTTTTGTAAAAGAATGCTTGGATCGGACTACCATTGCAACCATATCGCCACTCATTCATAG